The proteins below come from a single Verrucomicrobiia bacterium genomic window:
- a CDS encoding response regulator transcription factor, whose product MTRIAIVEDNREFRNTLSRYVDEAPGHRCVGAFGSAEEALPAIPKLAPDVVLMDIHLPNMSGVACTRRLKDVCPSVQILILTVYEDSERVFGALKAGASGYLLKRADPADILRAIQEVKQGGAPMSSQIARRVVQSFRDETPQDPPRVEKLSQREEEILQELAKGYSTKEIADRTSVSVNTVRTHLQHIYEKLHVRSRTEAVLKYLQ is encoded by the coding sequence ATGACCCGCATTGCCATAGTTGAAGACAACCGCGAATTCCGCAACACGCTCTCGCGTTACGTGGATGAGGCGCCGGGACACCGATGTGTCGGCGCGTTCGGTTCGGCGGAGGAAGCGCTGCCCGCCATTCCCAAGCTTGCGCCCGATGTGGTGCTCATGGATATCCATCTGCCCAACATGTCTGGTGTGGCGTGTACACGGCGTTTGAAGGATGTGTGTCCCTCCGTGCAGATTCTGATTCTAACGGTGTACGAAGATAGCGAGCGCGTGTTTGGTGCGCTGAAGGCAGGGGCAAGCGGTTACCTTCTGAAGCGCGCAGACCCGGCGGACATTCTGCGCGCCATCCAGGAAGTGAAGCAGGGAGGAGCCCCGATGAGCAGCCAGATTGCGCGCCGTGTCGTTCAATCGTTTCGCGACGAAACTCCGCAGGATCCGCCGCGTGTTGAGAAGTTGTCGCAGCGCGAGGAGGAAATCCTGCAGGAGCTGGCGAAGGGTTATTCGACCAAGGAGATCGCTGATCGCACGTCGGTCAGCGTCAACACTGTGCGCACTCATCTTCAACACATCTACGAAAAGCTCCACGTGCGTTCACGCACGGAGGCAGTGCTCAAGTACCTTCAATAG